Proteins from a genomic interval of Danio rerio strain Tuebingen ecotype United States chromosome 4, GRCz12tu, whole genome shotgun sequence:
- the LOC110439462 gene encoding uncharacterized protein isoform X1: MQSKRLVINNLPSVLPEPARSTTSSVPQSSGEGAESSLEPPNESLSDESSGEYYKSTGGPMWTSSVRVEMVKKGLFNKHSIDHPLLAEFNKYLYIDLGHKNSKQVVETVSRFLHYMDPTEPNLMFVRQVEKVREYFNILSDTKLSKWTVFNYSKSLKRFMKYIITSTDICHNNPALFQDCESFMDVLYGIQSGMSKEVSMEVTAKKSEFGCGKEVLPKDCLAVLEAAFKDFQAVICKMQGPGAITGDCLTKNERLLVLYYLEAVIMLKLVQRPGIVTHMTVEDWEGRSRIENGVCVAVKEHKVPLSHEQELWFDLYFNEVRPVMLQENHTGDDVAVDSFFVSSSGRSIYNPSNDLKRLHDKYSLPSVTCGDAQRAFEAAAQNLSEVERNVVAAERIYMRGTSSDPFLALSVLDQLAGKTLKRSSRVSSCETRVDEQTAYKTLVQFCPVTLEGPPPKRARRTELCGSEHERHCYDR, translated from the exons ATGCAGTCAAAGAGGTTGGTGATTAATAACTTACCTTCAGTCCTCCCGGAACCAGCTCGGTCGACAACATCTTCTGTGCCTCAAAGCTCTGGAGAAGGTGCAGAAAGTTCATTGGAGCCTCCAAATGAGTCCTTATCCGACGAGAGCTCTGGAGAGTACTATAAGAG CACTGGTGGACCAATGTGGACCTCTTCCGTGAGGGTGGAGATGGTCAAAAAAGGCTTATTCAATAAGCACTCCATTGACCACCCCCTTCTAGCAGAATTTAATAAGTACCTTTACATTGATCTAGGACATAAAAACAGCAAACAAGTA GTGGAAACAGTGTCCAGGTTCTTGCATTACATGGACCCCACTGAGCCAAACTTGATGTTTGTTCGGCAGGTGGAGAAAGTGCGAGAGTACTTTAACATCTTGTCAGATACAAAGCTTTCAAAATGGACAGTATTCAACTACTCGAAGAGTCTCAAGAG GTTCATGAAATACATTATTACCTCCACGGACATTTGCCACAACAATCCAGCTTTGTTCCAGGACTGTGAGAGTTTTATGGATGTGCTGTATGGAATACAGAGTGGCATGTCCAAAGAAGTGAGCATGGAGGTCACAGCAAAAAAATCAGAGTTTGGTTGTGGCAAAGAAGTTTTGCCAAAGGACTGCCTTGCTGTTTTGGAGGCTGCATTCAAAGATTTCCAGGCCGTGATATGCAAAATGCAGGGTCCAGGAGCCATCACAGGGGACTGTTTGACTAAAAATGAACGGCTGCTCGTCCTGTACTACCTGGAGGCTGTTATCATGCTGAAGCTAGTCCAGCGGCCTGGAATTGTGACACACATGACt GTTGAGGATTGGGAGGGGAGAAGCCGGATAGAGAATGGTGTCTGTGTTGCAGTGAAGGAGCACAAAGTACCATTGTCACACGAACAGGAACTT TGGTTCGACTTGTACTTCAATGAGGTGCGGCCAGTAATGCTGCAAGAAAACCACACCGGCGATGATGTGGCAGTTGATTCATTTTTTGTGTCAAGTAGTGGGAGATCGATTTATAATCCCTCCAACGACTTAAAAAGACTACATGACAA ATACAGTCTTCCCAGTGTGACGTGTGGCGATGCCCAGAGAGCATTTGAGGCAGCAGCACAAAACCTGTCAGAAGTGGAGAGAAATGTGGTGGCAGCTGAAAGAATCTACATGAGGGGAACATCTTCAGATCCGTTTCTGGCTCTAAGTGTGCTAGATCAGCTTGCTGGGAAAACACT AAAAAGGTCCAGTAGAGTTTCCAGCTGTGAGACAAGGGTGGACGAACAGACGGCCTATAAAACTCTTGTGCAGTTCTGTCCAGTGACTCTGGAGGGGCCTCCTCCAAAAAGGGCACGCAGGACTGAGCTGTGTGGCTCAGAGCATGAGAGGCACTGCTATGACCGCTGA
- the LOC110439462 gene encoding uncharacterized protein isoform X2 produces the protein MQSKRLVINNLPSVLPEPARSTTSSVPQSSGEGAESSLEPPNESLSDESSGEYYKSTGGPMWTSSVRVEMVKKGLFNKHSIDHPLLAEFNKYLYIDLGHKNSKQVVEKVREYFNILSDTKLSKWTVFNYSKSLKRFMKYIITSTDICHNNPALFQDCESFMDVLYGIQSGMSKEVSMEVTAKKSEFGCGKEVLPKDCLAVLEAAFKDFQAVICKMQGPGAITGDCLTKNERLLVLYYLEAVIMLKLVQRPGIVTHMTVEDWEGRSRIENGVCVAVKEHKVPLSHEQELWFDLYFNEVRPVMLQENHTGDDVAVDSFFVSSSGRSIYNPSNDLKRLHDKYSLPSVTCGDAQRAFEAAAQNLSEVERNVVAAERIYMRGTSSDPFLALSVLDQLAGKTLKRSSRVSSCETRVDEQTAYKTLVQFCPVTLEGPPPKRARRTELCGSEHERHCYDR, from the exons ATGCAGTCAAAGAGGTTGGTGATTAATAACTTACCTTCAGTCCTCCCGGAACCAGCTCGGTCGACAACATCTTCTGTGCCTCAAAGCTCTGGAGAAGGTGCAGAAAGTTCATTGGAGCCTCCAAATGAGTCCTTATCCGACGAGAGCTCTGGAGAGTACTATAAGAG CACTGGTGGACCAATGTGGACCTCTTCCGTGAGGGTGGAGATGGTCAAAAAAGGCTTATTCAATAAGCACTCCATTGACCACCCCCTTCTAGCAGAATTTAATAAGTACCTTTACATTGATCTAGGACATAAAAACAGCAAACAAGTA GTGGAGAAAGTGCGAGAGTACTTTAACATCTTGTCAGATACAAAGCTTTCAAAATGGACAGTATTCAACTACTCGAAGAGTCTCAAGAG GTTCATGAAATACATTATTACCTCCACGGACATTTGCCACAACAATCCAGCTTTGTTCCAGGACTGTGAGAGTTTTATGGATGTGCTGTATGGAATACAGAGTGGCATGTCCAAAGAAGTGAGCATGGAGGTCACAGCAAAAAAATCAGAGTTTGGTTGTGGCAAAGAAGTTTTGCCAAAGGACTGCCTTGCTGTTTTGGAGGCTGCATTCAAAGATTTCCAGGCCGTGATATGCAAAATGCAGGGTCCAGGAGCCATCACAGGGGACTGTTTGACTAAAAATGAACGGCTGCTCGTCCTGTACTACCTGGAGGCTGTTATCATGCTGAAGCTAGTCCAGCGGCCTGGAATTGTGACACACATGACt GTTGAGGATTGGGAGGGGAGAAGCCGGATAGAGAATGGTGTCTGTGTTGCAGTGAAGGAGCACAAAGTACCATTGTCACACGAACAGGAACTT TGGTTCGACTTGTACTTCAATGAGGTGCGGCCAGTAATGCTGCAAGAAAACCACACCGGCGATGATGTGGCAGTTGATTCATTTTTTGTGTCAAGTAGTGGGAGATCGATTTATAATCCCTCCAACGACTTAAAAAGACTACATGACAA ATACAGTCTTCCCAGTGTGACGTGTGGCGATGCCCAGAGAGCATTTGAGGCAGCAGCACAAAACCTGTCAGAAGTGGAGAGAAATGTGGTGGCAGCTGAAAGAATCTACATGAGGGGAACATCTTCAGATCCGTTTCTGGCTCTAAGTGTGCTAGATCAGCTTGCTGGGAAAACACT AAAAAGGTCCAGTAGAGTTTCCAGCTGTGAGACAAGGGTGGACGAACAGACGGCCTATAAAACTCTTGTGCAGTTCTGTCCAGTGACTCTGGAGGGGCCTCCTCCAAAAAGGGCACGCAGGACTGAGCTGTGTGGCTCAGAGCATGAGAGGCACTGCTATGACCGCTGA
- the LOC110439458 gene encoding uncharacterized protein: protein MYVCVCVCLCVCVSEREREGEKVENEREMYQEVMTAIASSKKSETKEKTFILAWCDVISPRRSCAGFRWRKDKVSKHREKTPAEATDLHTVIKMAFIKEESEDVKIEETFTVKQEDTQEQTDLIKDYDESKEEEHHVKIEDKTHLVTTGILKVRDKSCLTCTQCGKSLASKSKLKTHMMMHTGEKPFSCYQYGKSFSKSSLYRHKKIHTGKKTFSCTQCGKSFNCSSHLNQHIRIHTGEKPFRCTQCGKSFNCSSHLNEHMMIHTGERPFTCTQCGKSFSKSSSLYRHMKIHTGEKPFTCTECRKSFSQSSSLNLHMRIHTGEKPFTCTECGNSFSKSSSLYRHMKIHTGEKPFTCTECGKSFIQSSCLNVHMRIHTGEKPFTCTQCGKSFSTSSHLKKHMKIHTGVREYMCLECEKTFITAAELKRHKRIHTGEKPYKCSQCSKRFTHSGTLKTHERIHTGEKLYKCSHCSKRFAHLGTLKAHQRIHTGDKL, encoded by the exons atgtatgtatgtgtatgtgtgtgtttgtgtgtgtgtgtgagtgagagagagagggagggagagaaagTGGAAAACGAGCGAGAAATGTATCAAGAAGTCATGACTGCAATAGCAAGTAGCAAAAAAAGCGAAACAAaggaaaagacttttattttggcgtggtgtgACGTCATAAGTCCGCGCCGCTCTTGCGCTGGATTCAgatggagaaag gataaagtgtccaaacacagagaaaaaactcctgctgaagcgactgatctccacactgttataaaaatggcgtttattaaagaggagagtgaagatgtgaagattgaagaaacattcacagtcaaacaggaagatacgcaggaacaaacag acctaattaaagaCTACGAtgagagtaaagaggaggaacatcatgtcaaaattgaggacaaaACTCATTTAGTGACTACTGGTATTTTAAAAGTGAGAGACAAGAGTTGTTtaacctgcactcagtgtggaaagagtttggcaagcaaaagcaaactaaAGACTCACATGATGatgcacactggagagaaaccattctcatGCTATCAAtatgggaagagtttcagcaaatcatcactTTATAGACACAAGAAGATCCACACCGGTAAAAAAACATTctcttgcactcagtgtgggaagagttttaactgctcatcacaccttaatcaacacatcaggatccacactggagagaaaccattcagatgcactcagtgtgggaagagttttaactgctcatcacaccttaatgaacacatgatgatccacactggagagagaccattcacatgcactcagtgtgggaagagttttagcaaatcatcgtcgctttatagacacatgaagatccacactggagaaaaaccattcacttgcactgagtgtaggaagagtttcagccaatcatcatcccttaatctacacatgaggatccacactggagagaaaccattcacatgcactgagtgtgggaacagtttcagtaaatcatcatcgctttatagacacatgaagatccacaccggagaaaaaccattcacttgcactgagtgtgggaagagtttcatccaatCATCATGCCTTAAtgtacacatgaggatccacactggagagaaacctttcacatgcactcagtgtgggaagagtttcagcacatcatcacaccttaaaaaacacatgaagatccacactggtgtgagagagtatatgtgcttggagtgtgagaagacttttattacagctgcagAATTGAAACGGCACAAGAGGatacacactggagaaaaaccgtacaagtgttcacagtgcagtaagaggtttactcactcaggaaccctgaaaacacatgagaggattcacactggagagaaactgtacaagtgttcacactgcagtaAGAGGTTTGCTCACTTAGGAACCCTGAAAGCAcatcagaggattcacactggagataaACTGTAG